In Primulina huaijiensis isolate GDHJ02 chromosome 16, ASM1229523v2, whole genome shotgun sequence, a single genomic region encodes these proteins:
- the LOC140961793 gene encoding probable cinnamyl alcohol dehydrogenase 1 has translation MAAAANGECLGWAARDPSGFLSPYEFNRRSVGSDDVSISIMYCGICYADVIWPRNKLGTSKYPLVPGHEISGVVREIGTNVRRFNVGDHVGVGTYVNSCRECEYCDDYLENYCSKGSVYTFDGVDSDGTITKGGYSSYIVVHERYCFNIPEKYPLELAAPLLCAGITVYSPMMRHNMNQPGKSLGVIGLGGLGHLAVKFGKAFGLKVTVFSTSISKKEESLNVLGADDFVISSDEKAMAAWTKSLDFIINTASGDISFDSYLQLLKTTGVLVLVGFPSEVKFSPANLSPAARSVSGSITGGTKQIQEMLNFCATHKIYPDIELIPIQYVNEALERLIKKDVKYRFVIDVANSLK, from the exons ATGGCTGCCGCTGCAAATGGTGAATGCCTTGGATGGGCCGCCAGAGATCCCTCCGGATTCCTCTCTCCTTATGAATTCAACCGCAG GTCTGTTGGAAGTGACGATGTTTCGATAAGCATAATGTACTGTGGAATATGTTATGCTGATGTTATCTGGCCCAGAAACAAACTTGGGACTTCAAAGTATCCTTTAGTTCCTGG GCACGAAATCTCCGGTGTCGTACGAGAGATTGGTACCAATGTTCGACGTTTTAACGTAGGAGACCATGTTGGAGTTGGAACATATGTTAATTCTTGCAGAGAGTGCGAGTACTGTGATGATTACTTAGAAAACTATTGCTCAAAGGGGTCAGTCTACACTTTTGATGGGGTGGATTCCGATGGTACCATAACCAAAGGGGGATATTCTAGCTATATCGTGGTTCACGAAAG GTATTGCTTCAATATACCTGAAAAATACCCGCTAGAATTAGCAGCACCATTACTCTGTGCTGGAATAACGGTTTACAGCCCCATGATGAGGCATAACATGAATCAACCAGGCAAATCTTTGGGGGTTATAGGGCTAGGTGGACTTGGCCACCTGGCCGTGAAGTTTGGTAAGGCATTTGGATTAAAAGTAACGGTATTTAGCACGAGTATTTCCAAGAAAGAAGAGTCTTTGAATGTTCTTGGAGCGGATGATTTTGTTATTTCTTCTGATGAAAAGGCAATGGCG GCTTGGACTAAGTCATTGGACTTCATTATAAACACAGCGTCTGGGGATATCTCGTTCGATTCTTATCTGCAATTGTTGAAGACGACTGGTGTACTTGTGTTGGTGGGATTTCCAAGTGAAGTGAAATTCAGTCCTGCGAACCTCTCTCCAG CTGCGAGGAGCGTTTCGGGAAGTATAACAGGTGGAACCAAGCAAATACAAGAAATGTTGAATTTCTGTGCTACCCACAAAATTTACCCCGACATTGAATTGATACCGATTCAATACGTGAACGAGGCCTTGGAGAGGCTGATTAAGAAAGATGTGAAGTATCGGTTTGTGATCGACGTTGCTAATTCGCTCAAGTAA
- the LOC140961164 gene encoding transcriptional regulator STERILE APETALA-like, whose product MSTSSSSSSDEEVEVGGGGGGGGEFEAGPSSSRSRRRFSNGIWPEPFIEALAFEVATDASRTAGRLAAAHAFSNIFQVCSTWRAISRSELLWQNLTRRVWNITHLIRNTWREEYIYRHQTACNFRSRRNIYATLHFVPTDNNNNDDDGLSCRRMALSDHHLAAGFADGAVHLFHLPTRLRLSTLYPQHRGRLGRFSSAVSGIILSDIRLVFATLDGDIHMAVINRVNPLRRAYLGDVVNDGALVDFTGCDRWWVGLYAGVPGRAFHVWNSETEELVFVGGILTDPEAVMGWHLLTELTDLIGRIRVTSHHLAVACTSLRLVAFDLENQGLVLHDEEYRRGIIVGSFDCNDDSAMITDRRGATRVLHVPDMIMACRLRGVSQREILGCINGGYGLTCAGGIIRVWEIEHGHFLYSLREGIGVCNALIADERYVAACSSDATIHVWDFGAQ is encoded by the exons ATGTCAacatcatcttcatcttcttctgaTGAAGAAGTTGAAGTCGGCGGAGGCGGAGGAGGAGGCGGTGAGTTTGAAGCTGGCCCTTCATCTTCTCGCAGTAGGAGGCGATTCAGCAACGGAATCTGGCCCGAACCATTCATTGAAGCTCTTGCATTTGAAGTAGCCACTGACGCATCAAGAACTGCTGGTCGACTTGCTGCTGCGCACGCTTTCTCCAACATTTTCCAG GTTTGTTCTACCTGGCGAGCCATATCTCGTTCCGAACTTCTATGGCAGAATCTAACACGCCGTGTTTGGAACATCACCCATCTTATCCGGAACACTTGGCGAGAAGAATACATATATCGCCACCAGACAGCCTGTAACTTCCGCTCACGCAGAAATATATACGCCACCCTTCATTTTGTCCCGACAGATAACAACAACAATGATGATGACGGTCTCTCATGCCGCCGCATGGCTCTTTCTGATCATCACCTTGCTGCTGGATTCGCTGATGGTGCAGTTCACCTATTCCACCTTCCAACCAGGCTCCGCCTCTCTACTTTGTATCCTCAGCATCGCGGTCGGCTTGGCCGTTTCTCTAGTGCTGTATCGGGTATCATTTTATCCGACATTCGCCTTGTCTTTGCTACTCTAGATGGTGACATTCATATGGCTGTCATCAACAGAGTGAATCCTCTACGAAGAGCATATTTGGGTGATGTTGTGAATGACGGCGCTCTAGTCGACTTTACGGGCTGTGACCGATGGTGGGTTGGCCTCTATGCAG GTGTTCCTGGTCGTGCATTTCACGTCTGGAATAGTGAAACGGAAGAGCTTGTTTTTGTTGGAGGAATCCTAACTGATCCGGAAGCCGTAATGGGGTGGCATCTACTGACTGAACTAACTGATCTTATAGGCCGAATTAGGGTAACAAGCCATCATTTGGCTGTGGCCTGCACGAGCCTAAGGCTAGTAGCATTTGATCTCGAAAACCAAGGGTTGGTTCTACATGACGAAGAATACCGAAGGGGTATCATTGTTGGCTCATTTGACTGCAACGACGACTCAGCTATGATAACTGATAGACGGGGAGCAACTAGAGTACTCCATGTGCCAGATATGATCATGGCATGTCGGTTAAGGGGTGTGTCACAGAGGGAGATCTTGGGTTGCATAAATGGCGGATATGGGCTTACTTGTGCAGGTGGAATCATTAGGGTTTGGGAAATTGAACATGGACATTTCCTGTACAGTTTAAGGGAAGGAATAGGGGTATGCAATGCCCTTATTGCAGATGAAAGATATGTGGCTGCTTGTTCTTCCGATGCCACAATTCATGTTTGGGATTTTGGGGCTCAATAA
- the LOC140961112 gene encoding xyloglucan endotransglucosylase protein 7-like, translating into MIPQSVTEGDRRSKILEDGEMTTPALSLEKTSGMGFQSKEDFLFGNIGMKIKLAPADAAGTVSTYYMASEGEQHDRIELEIMGNSTGDPYTLHTNVFVRGKGEREQRLFLCFDPTRDFHNYTIVWNPKCIIFYVDDIPIRDFKNLEEFGVPFPNAQPMRIYLSLGYAEDGTTQGGGVGTDRDLAPSSTASFYNFSADACVWSQRDATSSCDSADFS; encoded by the exons ATGATACCACAATCTGTGACAGAGGGTGATCGCCGTTCTAAGATACTCGAGGATGGCGAGATGACGACGCCTGCACTCTCACTCGAAAAAACTTCTGGGATGGGGTTTCAATCGAAAGAAGATTTCTTATTTGGTAATATCGGCATGAAAATCAAGCTCGCCCCTGCAGATGCCGCAGGAACAGTATCAACGTATTAT ATGGCATCAGAGGGTGAGCAGCATGACAGGATAGAGCTTGAAATTATGGGGAATTCAACAGGGGATCCTTACACACTTCACACAAATGTGTTCGTCAGAGGAAAGGGTGAAAGAGAGCAAAGACTCTTCCTATGTTTTGACCCGACCCGAGACTTCCACAACTACACCATTGTATGGAATCCCAAATGCATAAT ATTCTACGTCGATGATATACCAATACGAGATTTCAAGAACTTGGAGGAATTTGGCGTTCCATTCCCTAATGCTCAACCGATGCGAATATATTTGAGTCTGGGGTATGCAGAAGATGGGACTACGCAGGGTGGTGGTGTTGGAACCGACAGGGATTTAGCCCCATCCAGTACTGCTTCCTTCTACAATTTTTCTGCGGATGCTTGTGTTTGGTCTCAGAGAGACGCAACTTCTTCTTGTGATTCGGCCGATTTTTCGTAA
- the LOC140961906 gene encoding xyloglucan endotransglucosylase protein 7-like, with product MPPRNFPYPSHSKKSLPYLVFIIFFAIFIFKVDIVILQYAIRSRVRSTSSQTIVTGNGTFHRHFVATWGINHVQILEDGELLTLSLDNVSGSGFESKKEFLFGKIDMRIKLVPGNAAGTVSTYYLISEGEQPDKIDIEFMGNSTGNPYTLHTNIFVHGKGEREQQFFLWFDPTLDFHTYSILWNPKCIILYVDGVPIREFKNLEGLGVPFPTRPMRLYSSLWNAEDWATQGGNVKTDWNLAPFVTSYSNFSADACIWSHQTRRSSCNPSDFSSKTWLNMELDGRSRARMERTRKGYMIYDFCRDKWRFLNGTGPECQIN from the exons ATGCCACCAAGAAATTTTCCCTACCCTTCCCATTCAAAGAAATCCCTCCCATATTTGGTTTTCATCATCTTTTTTGCCATCTTTATCTTCAAG GTGGACATTGTTATTTTACAGTATGCGATCCGCAGTAGAGTACGGAGCACAAG TTCTCAAACTATAGTAACGGGAAATGGTACCTTTCATCGACACTTCGTTGCGACGTGGGGTATTAATCACGTTCAGATACTGGAAGATGGTGAGTTGCTCACGCTGTCTCTCGACAATGTTTCTGGGTCAGGCTTCGAATCCAAGAAAGAGTTCTTGTTCGGGAAAATCGACATGAGAATCAAGCTCGTCCCCGGAAATGCTGCAGGCACTGTGTCCACTTATTAT CTGATATCGGAAGGTGAGCAGCCTGACAAGATAGATATTGAATTCATGGGGAATTCAACAGGCAATCCATACACACTTCACACAAACATATTCGTCCATGGAAAGGGTGAAAGAGAGCAACAATTCTTCCTATGGTTTGATCCGACCCTAGATTTCCACACCTATTCCATCTTATGGAATCCCAAATGCATCAT TCTCTATGTGGATGGCGTACCAATACGGGAATTCAAGAACTTGGAGGGACTGGGAGTTCCTTTCCCCACTCGACCAATGAGATTATATTCGAGTCTCTGGAATGCGGAGGATTGGGCTACGCAGGGTGGCAATGTTAAAACCGACTGGAATCTAGCCCCATTCGTTACTTCCTACTCCAATTTTTCTGCAGATGCATGCATTTGGTCTCACCAAACCAGAAGATCTTCGTGTAATCCCTCCGATTTCTCGTCAAAAACATGGCTGAATATGGAGTTGGATGGTAGAAGCCGCGCAAGAATGGAGAGGACGCGAAAGGGttacatgatatatgatttttgcaGGGATAAATGGAGATTCCTTAATGGGACTGGACCTGAGTGCCAAATTAATTAG
- the LOC140961518 gene encoding glycerophosphodiester phosphodiesterase GDPDL6-like: MLYSITISPSRSFGRIGRPTSSTFHTSNLIMIWREMIGHLLLFLLVTQTIKAQDGIGKLPPPTQRKWMTLNGNQPEIVANGGYSGFFPDSSLEAYSFVGDSSIPGTILYCNLHFTKDNDGFCVSEINLMNTTNIQDVDPTGGKVYNINGQEIHGWFGLDYPAEVIFQKVGLRQNLFTRTEVYDGTPIISPSQLVIDRNGQPLKIPPRMWLNIQYDIFYQQNKISPEKFLLEKSNVLPEFISSPEIGFLKSIGPKLGKVQTKIIFEFLAEDVQEPTTKETYGSLVNKLSTIKSFASGILVPKEYIWPMNKARVLQPATNLVQDAHKQGLEVYASGFANDNYLSYNYSYDPTREYLQFIENSQFSIDGFLTDFPSTTSEAIGCIPQNKNASRVIPTLIISHNGASGDFPGATDLAYQKAIEDGADIIDCSVQLSKDGIAFCLDRADLMKTTTAVTLYMDRSTNVPEIQSADGIFSFDLTWSEIQSLSPQIESFYDNDLVRNPGNKNKGKFVTLPEFLELAKTKAVTGVLIFIQNAAYLASNKNIDIVDTVSTALTNASFDKQLTQKVLIQSDDSSVLLKFKNFPNYQRVFYINPSISGAPHQVAQDVKKYADAVFVHRDAIVMASDSFAFNFTNTVPAMHAANISVYVGVLKNEFQNFIMDYLSDPYVELSTMYSQKVDGFVTDYPATANSFVRSSCTSNGSPYVINPVEPGLLYQPDETEKVAEPPLLSTGDVIDPPLPAVTKNSTAASESPTSTPKSSSPSTIISKAHCFFAAMVGILTMLM, translated from the exons ATGTTATATTCCATTACAATTTCCCCTTCTCGTTCATTTGGAAGGATCGGCAGGCCAACTTCTTCCACTTTTCATACATCTAATCTAATcat GATTTGGAGAGAAATGATAGGCCATTTACTTCTGTTTCTTTTGGTGACACAAACCATTAAAGCTCAGGATGGTATTGGGAAGTTGCCTCCTCCTACTCAAAGAAAATGGATGACTCTAAATG GTAATCAACCTGAGATAGTAGCCAATGGTGGATACTCAGGATTTTTCCCTGACTCTAGTCTCGAGGCTTACAGCTTTGTTGGCGATTCTAGCATTCCTGGAACAATTTTGTATTGCAATCTGCATTTTACCAAGGACAATGATGGCTTTTGTGTTTCTGAAATCAATCTTATGAACACAACAAATATTCAAGATGTGGATCCTACAGGAGGAAAGGTGTACAACATAAATGGACAAGAAATCCATGGATGGTTCGGCTTGGATTACCCAGCCGAAGTCATTTTCCAGAAAGTGGGCC TGCGCCAGAATTTATTCACCAGAACAGAAGTATATGATGGTACACCGATCATAAGTCCTTCCCAGTTGGTTATTGACAGGAACGGGCAACCGCTGAAAATTCCACCAAGAATGTGGCTGAACATTCAG TACGATATCTTCTATCAGCAAAATAAAATCAGTCCAGAGAAGTTTCTGCTAGAGAAATCTAACGTACTACCAGAATTCATCTCGTCTCCTGAGATAGGTTTCTTGAAGAGCATTGGACCAAAGTTGGGGAAGGTCCAAACAAAGATCATTTTCGAGTTTCTTGCAGAAGATGTTCAAGAACCGACGACTAAAGAGACGTATGGTTCACTTGTTAACAAGCTCTCTACGATCAAATCTTTTGCATCTGGGATTCTTGTACCAAAAGAGTACATTTGGCCTATGAACAAAGCAAGAGTCCTGCAGCCCGCAACAAACCTCGTACAAGATGCTCACAAGCAAGGCCTTGAGGTTTATGCTTCGGGTTTTGCTAATGATAACTATTTGAGTTACAATTACAGCTACGATCCCACCAGAGAGTACCTTCAATTCATCGAAAATTCTCAGTTTTCGATCGATGGGTTTTTGACAGATTTCCCTTCAACTACTTCAGAAGCAATCG GGTGCATACCTCAGAATAAGAATGCTTCCAGAGTCATTCCAA CTTTGATCATATCCCACAATGGAGCAAGTGGTGATTTCCCGGGAGCTACTGATCTTGCATATCAGAAGGCAATAGAAGACGGTGCTGATATAATCGATTGCTCGGTTCAATTGTCCAAAGACGGAATCGCCTTTTGCTTAGATAGAGCAGACCTTATGAAGACTACTACAGCGGTAACACTTTATATGGACCGATCTACGAACGTACCAGAAATCCAATCAGCAGACGGAATCTTTTCTTTTGATCTCACATGGAGCGAAATTCAATCTTTAAGTC CTCAAATCGAGAGTTTCTACGACAACGACCTCGTCAGAAACCCCGGAAACAAGAATAAGGGGAAGTTTGTGACCCTTCCTGAGTTCTTGGAACTGGCCAAGACGAAAGCGGTAACTGGAGTACTGATCTTCATTCAG AATGCCGCGTATCTAGCTTCGAACAAGAATATTGACATAGTCGACACGGTATCCACAGCCCTTACCAACGCCTCATTCGATAAGCAATTGACTCAAAAAGTTCTCATTCAATCAGATGACAGCTCCGTTCTATTAAAATTCAAGAACTTCCCTAATTACCAAAGAGTATTTTACATCAATCCATCGATAAGTGGTGCACCGCATCAAGTAGCACAGGACGTCAAGAAATATGCTGATGCAGTTTTCGTGCACAGAGATGCGATTGTTATGGCATCTGATTCTTTCGCTTTCAACTTCACCAATACCGTACCAGCAATGCACGCTGCTAACATCTCGGTATACGTCGGAGTCCTCAAGAATGAGTTCCAGAACTTTATAATGGATTACCTATCCGATCCTTACGTCGAGCTAAGCACCATGTATTCCCAAAAGGTCGATGGATTTGTGACCGATTATCCAGCCACTGCAAATTCGTTCGTTA GGTCGTCTTGTACGAGCAACGGATCACCATATGTCATAAATCCAGTGGAACCAGGGCTGCTGTATCAGCCAGATGAGACGGAAAAAGTGGCTGAACCCCCTCTACTCAGCACGGGGGACGTAATCGATCCACCCCTACCAGCAGTGACCAAGAACTCTACTGCTGCGAGCGAATCTCCAACTTCAACACCGAAGTCTTCGAGCCCATCAACAATCATAAGTAAGGCGCATTGCTTCTTTGCTGCAATGGTTGGGATTCTGACCATGCTCATGTAG